Proteins encoded within one genomic window of Vanrija pseudolonga chromosome 3, complete sequence:
- the UGE5 gene encoding UDP-glucose 4-epimerase 5, translating to MTASTSSDSHLLTPVDSVTVNPFLYRVDDDVTFLELDAYRSFPSQHVLVLGGAGFIGSHTTLELLKAGKNVIIVDDLSNSFSVVVDKILLAATVWCKANDRKVPSLRFENLDYRSQDLAALLDEYAISGSSALRSRISGVIHFAAFKSVSESISQPIDYYRNNVCGLVDLVALLDTYGIHKFVFSSSATVYGTKADLGQPLSEYDVVHHPESFLDRHGDVSHATPGVTGLTSPYGRTKYFGEAILADVAYSAPSKWSIVALRYFNPIGCDASGLLGEDPRGVPTNLFPVITNVLTGRTSHLNIFGSDWDTRDGTAIRDFIHVSDLARGHIAALDIKIAEPFRTFNLGTGNGTTVAEAVSALEHASGRKVPAVLAPRRPGDVGSCVARNERALSELNWTTTESLQQCALDLWNFVSKAAVER from the coding sequence ATGACTGCCTCTACCAGCTCAGACTCGcacctcctcacccccgTCGACTCTGTCACGGTCAACCCCTTTCTCTatcgcgtcgacgacgacgttaccttcctcgagctcgacgcctaCCGTTCGTTTCCTTCTCAGCACGTCCTCGTGCTCGGTGGCGCTGGCTTTATTGGCTCCCACACCACccttgagctcctcaagGCGGGCAAGAACGTCAtcattgtcgacgacctcagCAACAGCttctcggtcgtcgtcgacaagatcctcctcgccgccacagTCTGGTGCAAGGCCAACGACAGGAAGGTGCCCAGCCTCCGCTTCGAGAACCTCGATTACCGAAGTCaagacctcgccgccctgctcgacgagtATGCCATTAGTGGCAGTTCCGCCCTCCGCTCGCGCATCTCCGGTGTGATCCACTTTGCCGCCTTCAAGTCTGTCTCCGAGTCCATCTCGCAGCCCATCGACTACTACCGCAACAATGTCTgcggcctcgtcgatctcgtcgcACTCCTCGACACGTACGGTATCCACAAGTTTgtcttctcctcctcggccaccgTGTACGGGACTAAAGCGGACCTCGGCCAGCCACTGAGCGAGTACGACGTCGTCCACCACCCCGAGTCATTCCTCGACCGCCACGGTGACGTTTCGCACGCCACACCAGGTGTCACGGGGCTCACTTCCCCCTACGGTCGAACAAAGTACTTTGGCGAGGCTAttctcgccgacgtcgcatACTCTGCTCCCTCCAAGTGGAGCATTGTGGCTCTGCGCTACTTCAACCCGATCGGGTGCGACGCCTCGGGCCTGCTGGGCGAAGACCCGCGTGGCGTCCCCACCAACCTGTTCCCAGTCATCACCAACGTGCTCACTGGCCGCACGTCGCACCTCAACATTTTTGGCAGCGACTGGGACACGCGCGACGGCACCGCCATCCGTGACTTTATTCACGTGTCCGACCTCGCTCGTGGCCAcattgccgccctcgacatcAAGATCGCCGAGCCATTCCGTACCTTCAACCTGGGGACGGGCAACGGCAcgaccgtcgccgaggccgtctcGGCACTCGAGCACGCCTCGGGACGCAAGGTGCCTGCTGTGCtcgctccccgccgcccaggcgaCGTCGGTTCTTGCGTCGCCCGCAACGAACGTGCACTCTCCGAGCTGAATTGGACGACCACCGAGTCGCTCCAGCAGTGTGCCTTGGACCTGTGGAACTTTGTGTCCAAGGCGGCTGTGGAGCGCTag